A section of the Eublepharis macularius isolate TG4126 chromosome 1, MPM_Emac_v1.0, whole genome shotgun sequence genome encodes:
- the HSF2 gene encoding heat shock factor protein 2: MKQQPAAAAMTTSPASAGNAVPAFLSKLWALVGDAPSNQLITWSQNGQSFLVLDEQRFAKEILPKYFKHNNMASFVRQLNMYGFRKVVHVDSGIVKLERDGPVEFQHPYFKQGREDLLELIKRKVSSSRPEENKIRQEDLSKIISSAQKVQIKQETIESRLSALKRENESLWREVAELRAKHLQQQQVIRKIVQFIVTLVQNNQLVSLKRKRPLLLNTNGAPKSNLFQHIVKEPAENKHHVPLNRTDSLKQREQLLEDIIIYDITDDVGDEEKAPVTPETSEDMASDSNCSHSPDIVIVEDDNEDDYGPIIQENTNTASVTVPASGSVSPSTDGSSPLMSSAVQLNSQSALTAEDPVSMMDSILSENGVISQNINLLGKVELLDYLESIDCSLEDFQAMLSGRQFSIDPDLLVDLFSSSVQMNPTGHISSTKLETKGIETMKTNGSHPANQDVPDCTSKSDKQLVQYTAFPLLAFLDGNPNSAVESANSTSEAASSVDKPLEVDELLESSLDPQPTQSKLVRLEPLTEAEANEATLFYLCELAPVPMDTDMPLLNN; this comes from the exons AATGGCCAGAGTTTCCTTGTATTGGATGAACAGAGGTTTGCAAAAGAGATTCTTCCGAAGTACTTCAAGCACAACAACATGGCAAGCTTCGTGAGACAATTAAATATGT aCGGTTTCCGTAAGGTAGTCCATGTTGACTCTGGTATTGTCAAATTGGAGCGGGATGGCCCtgttgagttccagcacccttATTTCAAGCAGGGACGGGAGGATTTATTAGAACTCATTAAAAGAAAG GTTTCTTCTTCAAGACCAGAGGAAAACAAAATTCGTCAGGAAGACCTATCTAAAATCATAAGTAGCGCTCAGAAAGTTCAAATTAAACAAGAGACTATTGAATCCAGACTCTCTGCTCTGAAAAG AGAAAATGAATCTCTTTGGCGTGAAGTAGCAGAACTGAGAGCAAAacatttgcagcagcaacaagTTATTCGCAAG ATTGTACAGTTCATTGTTACCCTTGTTCAGAATAACCAGCTTGTAAGTTTAAAACGCAAGCG cccattgcttctgaATACCAATGGGGCTCCAAAGTCCAACTTGTTCCAGCATATAGTCAAAGAACCTGCAGAAAACAAACATCAC GTACCACTCAACAGGACCGATAGTTTAAAGCAAAGAGAACAGTTATTAGAGGATATAATTATTTATGATATCACTGATGATGTTGGTGATGAAGAAAAAGCTCCAGTTACACCAGAAACCAGTGAGGACATGGCTTCAGATTCAAA CTGTAGCCATTCTCCTGATATTGTAATAGTAGAAGATGACAATGAGGATGACTACGGTCCTATAATTCAAGAAAATACAAATACTGCATCAGTAACTGTTCCAGCCAGTGGTTCTGTCAGTCCTTCCACTGATGGTTCAAGTCCATTAATGTCCAGTGCTGTGCAGTTAAACAGCCAGTCAGCCTTAACTGCCGAAGATCCAGTCTCAATGATGGATTCTATACTCAGTGAGAATGGTGTGATTTCACAAAATATCAATCTTCTGGGAAA GGTTGAGCTTCTCGACTACCTTGAGAGCATTGATTGCAGTTTAGAGGACTTCCAGGCCATGCTCTCAGGACGGCAGTTCAGCATAGACCCAGATCTTCTAGTAGAT CTTTTTTCAAGTTCCGTGCAGATGAATCCTACAGGTCATATCAGTAGTACAAAA TTGGAGACAAAGGGAATTGAAACTATGAAAACAAATGGCAGTCACCCAGCTAATCAAGATGTGCCTGATTGTACCTCCAAATCAG ATAAACAACTTGTTCAGTATACTGCCTTCCCCCTTCTTGCATTCCTTGATGGAAATCCCAACTCCGCAGTAGAAAGTGCAAATTCCACATCTGAAGCGGCATCTTCTGTAGATAAACCATTAGAAGTAGATGAACTCCTAGAAAGTAGTCTAGATCCTCAGCCAACCCAAAGCAAACTCGTCCGCCTGGAACCGTTGACGGAAGCAGAAGCCAATGAAGCCACTCTATTTTATCTGTGTGAACTTGCTCCTGTGCCAATGGACACTGATATGCCACTACTGAACAACTAA